In Halobacillus amylolyticus, the following proteins share a genomic window:
- a CDS encoding YwdI family protein, with translation MAITNQTILKKMSSEIQEAMLNHGDDHKVREHIRAVKLLSDLVLEEGSDSKQTTAGAVQEPTVEEIRKMMGADKPVQKAPKPESGLNHDEANGKSIFDF, from the coding sequence ATGGCTATAACGAATCAAACGATATTAAAAAAGATGTCGAGTGAAATTCAGGAAGCAATGCTGAATCATGGGGATGACCATAAAGTTCGTGAGCATATTCGTGCAGTTAAACTGCTGTCTGATCTCGTATTAGAAGAAGGATCGGATTCCAAGCAGACTACTGCGGGGGCGGTTCAGGAACCGACTGTTGAAGAAATCCGGAAAATGATGGGGGCCGATAAGCCTGTACAAAAAGCACCCAAGCCGGAATCCGGCTTAAACCATGATGAGGCAAATGGGAAGTCGATTTTTGATTTTTAA
- a CDS encoding cell wall hydrolase: MAVIPKTEKGVKLLARLMRAEAEGDGKLGMLMVGNTGVNRVRVHCLDFTEISTIRDMVFQSPGGFEATQKGYFYQRAREQDIALARKVIKGNRYHPASNSLWFFKPPGSCPAQWFGQWNVGRYKSHCFYAPLSSECPKAY, translated from the coding sequence ATGGCTGTCATACCTAAGACCGAAAAAGGTGTAAAACTGCTTGCTAGGTTAATGAGGGCTGAGGCTGAAGGTGATGGCAAACTTGGCATGTTAATGGTTGGAAATACGGGGGTCAACCGTGTAAGAGTACATTGTCTAGATTTTACTGAGATTAGCACAATCAGAGACATGGTTTTTCAAAGCCCAGGAGGATTTGAGGCTACACAGAAGGGGTACTTTTACCAACGAGCACGTGAGCAGGATATTGCCCTTGCCCGTAAGGTAATCAAAGGTAACAGATACCACCCCGCTTCCAATTCCCTCTGGTTTTTCAAGCCGCCAGGGAGCTGCCCAGCCCAGTGGTTTGGACAATGGAACGTAGGAAGATACAAATCACATTGCTTCTATGCACCTCTTAGCTCCGAGTGTCCAAAAGCTTATTAA
- a CDS encoding YwaF family protein, which yields MKQWFGPWIDQPFHAFGTAHLIMLVIFSIGMIGLWLSSSRIKKGTRIHDWIRWVLFFLLVTCEVSYQVWTVANEVFSPAEHLPLHLCGVASLIAMIGLLTYNKKLIQINFFIGIAPALLALITPDIPHGYEHFRFWKFFLHHMAITWASLFLIVTTHVSINRRVLFETYSYLVLYSILIGFVNKLIGSNYLYLSGPPAAATPLDYLGEGGWYYVHLSLLALLVFLLMLGVYRIGSSLR from the coding sequence ATGAAACAATGGTTCGGCCCATGGATCGATCAGCCTTTTCATGCCTTTGGAACTGCCCACTTAATCATGCTTGTGATATTCAGCATTGGAATGATCGGATTATGGCTGTCTTCTTCACGTATTAAAAAAGGAACACGCATTCACGATTGGATAAGGTGGGTATTATTCTTCCTACTCGTCACCTGCGAAGTCAGCTATCAAGTATGGACGGTAGCTAATGAAGTATTCTCCCCTGCGGAACATCTACCACTGCATTTGTGTGGGGTCGCTTCCCTGATCGCAATGATTGGACTGCTCACTTACAACAAAAAACTTATTCAAATCAACTTTTTCATTGGAATTGCCCCAGCCCTGCTTGCACTAATCACTCCAGATATCCCTCATGGCTATGAGCATTTCCGCTTCTGGAAGTTCTTCCTGCATCATATGGCGATTACATGGGCAAGTCTATTTCTGATTGTCACAACTCATGTTTCTATTAACCGACGAGTCCTATTTGAAACGTACAGCTATCTTGTTCTCTACTCCATTCTGATTGGGTTTGTTAATAAGCTGATTGGATCAAACTACCTTTATCTTAGTGGCCCGCCCGCCGCTGCGACTCCGTTAGATTATTTGGGTGAAGGGGGCTGGTATTACGTCCACTTATCTTTACTTGCTTTGCTCGTCTTTTTGCTTATGTTAGGGGTTTATCGTATAGGAAGCTCCCTTAGATGA
- the gerQ gene encoding spore coat protein GerQ: MANEQSGKQEGAQQQPNPYYPGNPYLHYYQAARASNQGGNVNANANPYMQGGQMQGMPQGQQGGMQVPPMPQVQQSGGVNPQGMLPMQESYIENILRLNEGKRATVYMTFENNEEWNAQVFRGIIEAAGRDHIILSDPESGKRYLLLMIYLDYITFQGEINYSYPYGSQGMSQYPPR; the protein is encoded by the coding sequence TTGGCTAATGAACAATCCGGGAAACAAGAAGGGGCACAACAACAGCCGAACCCCTACTATCCAGGAAATCCTTACTTACATTACTATCAAGCCGCACGAGCATCAAATCAAGGAGGTAACGTCAACGCCAACGCTAACCCATACATGCAAGGGGGACAAATGCAAGGAATGCCTCAAGGACAGCAAGGAGGGATGCAAGTTCCACCAATGCCTCAAGTTCAGCAAAGTGGTGGAGTCAACCCTCAAGGAATGCTTCCCATGCAAGAATCCTACATCGAAAATATTTTACGTTTAAATGAAGGTAAAAGAGCAACGGTTTACATGACCTTTGAGAACAATGAAGAGTGGAACGCTCAAGTCTTCAGAGGAATCATTGAAGCTGCCGGTCGTGACCATATCATCTTAAGTGACCCTGAATCAGGCAAGCGTTATTTACTGCTCATGATTTACTTAGATTACATTACATTCCAAGGTGAAATTAACTACAGCTATCCCTATGGATCACAGGGAATGAGCCAGTACCCGCCACGTTAG
- a CDS encoding IS3 family transposase: protein MKFKFIHEHRHEHTISRMCQVLGVSKSGYYDYLNRLDREETEREAWNRYIDERILFHYHDNYGCYGSPRIHFMLREVDQVEVSQKKVTNRMRELDLYATPPKKFINTTDSDHDETIHSNHLNRDFLPEAPDQVWATDITYIHTGEGFLYLNPVIDLASRRIISYQLDDHMDHTLCLKALEKALAIRNPKSGWIHHSDRGSQYCSKAYLDTLKEAGATISMSRKGNPYDNACAESFFASLKKEYLYKHVYETKAEAKLAIQFYINFYNQKRIHSTLDYLTPLEKEKSYKMNHDKKLKKNQMSSA from the coding sequence GTGAAGTTCAAGTTCATTCATGAACACCGACACGAACACACCATTTCGAGGATGTGCCAAGTTCTTGGTGTGTCTAAATCTGGTTATTATGATTATTTGAATCGTCTGGACAGAGAAGAAACGGAAAGAGAGGCTTGGAACCGTTATATCGATGAACGGATCCTCTTCCATTATCATGATAATTATGGGTGTTACGGCAGCCCTCGCATCCACTTTATGCTTCGAGAAGTGGATCAGGTGGAGGTTTCTCAAAAGAAAGTGACGAATCGAATGAGAGAACTGGACCTTTATGCCACACCACCTAAAAAGTTCATCAATACGACAGACTCTGATCACGATGAAACCATTCACTCAAACCATTTAAACCGTGACTTTCTTCCAGAGGCCCCAGACCAGGTTTGGGCTACTGATATTACTTATATTCACACAGGAGAAGGCTTTTTATATCTGAATCCTGTTATTGATCTTGCTTCCCGACGGATCATAAGTTATCAGTTAGACGATCATATGGATCACACCCTGTGCTTAAAAGCTTTAGAAAAGGCTTTGGCCATTCGTAACCCTAAGTCGGGTTGGATTCACCATTCAGATCGTGGCTCTCAGTACTGTTCTAAGGCTTATTTAGATACACTTAAGGAGGCAGGAGCGACCATAAGTATGAGTCGGAAGGGAAACCCCTACGACAATGCATGTGCAGAGAGTTTCTTTGCCTCTCTGAAAAAAGAATACCTGTACAAACATGTTTATGAGACAAAAGCAGAAGCCAAACTAGCCATTCAGTTTTACATCAATTTTTATAACCAAAAACGAATCCATTCTACATTGGACTATTTAACTCCGTTAGAAAAAGAAAAGAGCTATAAAATGAACCATGATAAAAAGCTCAAAAAGAACCAAATGTCCTCTGCCTAA
- a CDS encoding DUF423 domain-containing protein, with product MKLFLILGVLNGFLSVALGAFGAHGLEGKVSEKGLSQWSKAVDYQMFHTMALLVTGLLMSKIQTGMMTSAGWFFFIGILLFSGSLYIYAPTGIKTFAMITPLGGLSFLIGWILLGYAIIKHI from the coding sequence ATGAAACTGTTTTTAATACTTGGTGTGCTGAATGGATTTTTATCTGTTGCGCTAGGAGCATTCGGGGCACATGGATTGGAAGGAAAAGTTTCCGAAAAAGGGTTAAGCCAATGGAGTAAAGCAGTAGACTATCAAATGTTCCATACGATGGCACTGCTTGTGACAGGGTTATTAATGAGCAAAATCCAGACCGGTATGATGACGAGTGCGGGATGGTTCTTTTTTATAGGAATCCTACTATTTTCAGGTAGTTTATACATTTATGCACCGACTGGGATTAAGACCTTTGCAATGATTACGCCGCTTGGTGGATTGTCATTTTTGATCGGCTGGATCCTGCTTGGTTACGCTATTATCAAACATATTTAA
- a CDS encoding transposase, which produces MTQKYRNYDPEFKLYVVKLMELDGHKMTDLSQKLDIPYGNLKRWKTEYRDQKKKEEKEAQNQLLTASEYKEMYEKEKKSNVELQEEVDILKKAMHIFNQEK; this is translated from the coding sequence TTGACCCAAAAGTACAGAAATTATGACCCTGAGTTTAAGCTTTATGTTGTGAAGTTAATGGAATTGGACGGACACAAAATGACGGACCTTAGTCAGAAACTCGATATTCCCTACGGTAACCTTAAAAGATGGAAGACGGAGTATCGTGACCAAAAAAAGAAGGAAGAAAAAGAAGCACAGAATCAACTGTTGACCGCCTCTGAGTACAAGGAAATGTATGAAAAAGAGAAAAAAAGTAACGTAGAGCTCCAGGAGGAAGTCGACATTTTAAAAAAGGCCATGCACATCTTCAATCAGGAAAAGTAG
- a CDS encoding sodium-dependent transporter, whose amino-acid sequence MAREKWGTKLGFMLAALGSAVGLGNIWRFSFVAGNNGGGAFLLLYIAFIIVIGVPLLLTEVSIGRKAQSDVVGSFKKLAPGTPWFLSGFFGVISAFLILGFYSVVAGWSIYYFWKYVTGEFFTQPAAGYAAVFGDFTAHAWHPVFWTAMFMAFTIFVVLGGVNKGIEFINKLFMPILAIILIVLAFYSVSLDGAAAGLKFLFYPDWSSLRDPSIYLAALGQAFFSLSLGMGAMLTYGSYLSGENKLPGATLGIGLVGTSFAVISGVVIFPAVFAFGIDPASGPKLVFITLPGIFEQMPFGGIIGIVFFFAIIIASLTSSVSMLEVPTAYFMRIFKWSRQFTTILVGATMFVIGIVVSLGFGVWSGITPIGNNNILDSMDYVASNILLPMGGLSMALFVGWYFTKEQALQAADMTDSVFGGVWYKVVKYIAPVMIILIFCQALGII is encoded by the coding sequence ATGGCAAGAGAGAAATGGGGGACGAAGCTCGGCTTCATGCTGGCGGCCTTAGGTTCAGCTGTAGGATTAGGTAACATTTGGCGTTTCTCTTTCGTAGCAGGAAATAACGGAGGAGGCGCTTTTTTACTTTTATACATTGCTTTTATTATTGTAATCGGCGTGCCGCTCCTATTAACGGAAGTTAGTATTGGGCGAAAGGCGCAGAGTGATGTAGTCGGCTCCTTTAAAAAGCTTGCCCCAGGTACACCCTGGTTTTTATCTGGATTTTTTGGAGTTATAAGTGCATTTTTAATATTAGGCTTTTATAGTGTTGTCGCGGGCTGGTCGATTTACTACTTCTGGAAGTATGTAACCGGCGAATTTTTCACCCAGCCAGCAGCAGGCTACGCTGCCGTATTCGGTGATTTTACCGCACATGCGTGGCATCCTGTTTTTTGGACGGCTATGTTTATGGCCTTTACGATCTTTGTCGTATTAGGTGGTGTGAATAAAGGTATAGAGTTTATCAACAAACTGTTTATGCCTATTCTTGCAATCATATTAATTGTTCTTGCCTTTTACAGTGTTTCACTTGATGGAGCAGCAGCAGGATTGAAGTTCCTATTTTATCCTGACTGGTCATCTCTCCGTGATCCATCGATCTATTTAGCTGCACTAGGACAGGCATTCTTCTCTCTCAGTCTCGGTATGGGTGCAATGCTGACATATGGCAGTTATTTATCGGGTGAAAATAAACTGCCTGGAGCAACGCTTGGAATCGGGCTTGTGGGAACAAGTTTTGCTGTGATTTCAGGTGTCGTCATTTTTCCGGCAGTATTTGCTTTTGGGATTGACCCAGCATCAGGGCCCAAGCTTGTGTTCATTACGCTCCCCGGAATATTTGAACAAATGCCTTTTGGCGGGATCATTGGAATTGTATTCTTCTTTGCCATTATTATTGCTTCTTTAACGTCATCTGTTTCGATGCTTGAAGTTCCTACCGCGTACTTCATGCGTATCTTTAAATGGTCACGTCAATTTACGACCATTCTCGTCGGTGCAACGATGTTTGTGATTGGAATTGTTGTTTCGTTAGGTTTCGGGGTTTGGTCTGGTATAACACCAATTGGTAATAACAACATTTTAGATTCGATGGACTATGTGGCATCGAATATTCTGCTGCCAATGGGTGGACTTTCCATGGCCTTGTTTGTAGGATGGTATTTTACTAAAGAACAAGCTTTACAAGCAGCTGATATGACGGACTCAGTCTTTGGGGGCGTGTGGTATAAGGTAGTTAAATATATCGCACCGGTTATGATTATACTCATCTTCTGCCAAGCTCTCGGGATTATCTAA